A window of Macrococcus sp. 19Msa1099 genomic DNA:
TCATCACACGCATCTAGACGTAGAATCACACCATCAATCAAAGCTTCTACATCCACAATCGACTGTATAACAGCATCACTCGGTTCCACGAATGGTGTAATCATATAAAACATAAGCAACCTCCAAAAAAAGACCACCCGCAAACAAACTACGGGTGGTCAAAATATATAAAAAATATATAAATATTTATAATTATATAAATGATAACTGCTTCCCTACGTTGGAATTATCCAAATCAGGTTATGAGAGTCAGACAAAGTCTTCTCAGCTCTAAGAGCACCCCTAGCCATATTCGATTATGTAATTAAGAATAGCACTCAATGGCTGATAATTCAAACTTCTAAATTTAAATGATAAAATAGAAAAAGAAAGGGGATGTAAAAATGAATGAAATAAATGAAAAACAATTAGCAGCATTGCTAGATGAACACGCTGAACTGCGTGAAAATATGAGTAACGGTGAACGAGATGATATAGATGAAGCACAATTAAAACAAGTAACGATGGGTAGATTACAAGAAGAACGCATGACATCTGAAGAAATATTAAGAGAAATCGATGAACAGGAATCACTAGATATAGAGAACGAAATCGCACATAAAGAAGTGCATATCTTCAAATATGTAATGTATACGATTGAAATCTATAAAGACGTCGAACTTACACTAGACAGACTTAGAAATTTAATGGCACATGAATATGCAGAGATGACAGAAGAAAGTCTGATGCATTATCTTAAAGACTATGAATCAGCAGGATATATCCGACTGAACGAAACAGAAACAGGTGTTACAGTATCTAAAACATTTCTCGGGGAATGTGCTTTAGCGTTAGTGAAATAAAGAAGCGGCTTGATTAGTGGCTTTTATTTGCTTACAAAAATATAAATATTAATAATTTATAATATCAAATACTTAGAAGAAAGATTAAGAGATGCCTGTCATTCCAACAACTCAATATGTATAGATTAACCATAAAATAAACTTTTATAAATAATTATAAAGATATAAGGAAGGATAGCATGAATTCTAAAATAAGAAGTATGACTGAAGATGATATTCCAAAGATACAACACATTGCAAAACTCAGCTGGCATGATACATATGAAGGAATAATACCGCTTCATATACAAGATAATTTTTTAGAGATGGCCTACAGTTCATCTATGTTAGAAAAAAGGTTAGCGTTGACGAAAATGTATGTAGCAGAATTCGAAGATCAAGTTGTAGGCTTTGCAAATTTCAGCAAACCAGATGAGAATGGTATAGCTGAACTGGCTGCTATTTACTTACTCCCGGACTACCAAAATTTAAGGATAGGTAGCACGCTTATAAAGCATGGAATTTCACAGATGGAAGGAATAAAGTTTATAGACGTTGTAGTAGAGAAAGAAAATAAGGTTGGCTATAATTTTTATAAAAAATTTGGTTTTTTAGTACAGGACGAATTTGAAGATGATTTTGACAGTCACATATTGAAGTCGGTAAAAATGAGGTTAACATTATGAATACATTCCATATAGCTCTTAAACGTTTACCTGAAGAAGTGCAGGAGATGATTATGGACAAAAAGTTAAATGATGTACTTATGTATTTTATGGAACATGAAGTACAAGATTATTATTTGATGAAATACTTATCAAATATTGCACATCTTAAAGATGAAGTAGAATATCATGAAATGGTCGCAAGTATTTACCATTTTCATTTCAACTATGAAGTTGATGCATATGATGCAGCTTATTATCATTACTGGCGTTCGTTAGAGCTTACATCTTTTAACGATATAGAATTATTAGAAGAGTTTCTTCAAATTCTGGATGAACCTGATTTTGATATTATAGAAGAGGAAAATATTGAATATGTAAAAAATCAGATAAGACTATTAGAAAAGGAGTCTATTATCAGAATTTGATGATACGATAAAACCCCAACATATAAATGTTGGGGTTTTATCATAGTCTTTATAGAGTACGATTCTCTCATATCATTTGTTGCCTATAGAATATCATATTTCATTATGAATGACTTCTCTTGTTCTGTCTTGCGCTCGTAATAAAGCCGATTGCTAATATTGAAAGTAGTACACCCCAGAAGATTAACTGCCATGGTAATGAATGTGGGAAATCATGTGGTAATACGTGTATCGAATCATGTGCGAGCACCAGTACAACAAGTTTCACACCGATCCATCCTACAATAGCGAATGCTGCTGCTTCAAGTCCTGGATATTTCTCAAGCAACTTGATGAAGTATGTTGCAGCGAATCGCATTAAGATAACACCTAACATTCCTCCCGTAAACATTACTGCAAATTGTCCTGCATTAAGTCCCATAAAATCCGGACCAACGTGAGGTAGTGTAACAGCAATTGCGATTGCTGCAAGCATTGAGTCGATTGCAAAAGCTATGTCTGCGAACTCAACTTTCAGTACAGTCATCCAGAAACCGCTGCCTTTCGATTCGTTACCTTCTTCTTCAGCAATATTCGGTACGGATGGATCATCTGTGTGATCTTTCTTTTTAAAGTATGTGTGTAAACTCTTCGCGGACATAAATAGCAAGTATGCTGCACCAGCTGCTTGTATCCACCAGTACTTCGCAAGTACTGTAATAAAGAATAGTGCAATTAATCTAAACACAAATGCACCGACTAAACCATAGAATAAAGCTTTCTTTCTTTGTTCTTCAGGTAGGTGCTTTACCATTACTGCCATTACGATGGCATTATCTGCTGCTAGCAACCCCTCTAATAATACTAATACGACAATTACCCATGCATATGCTAATAAAATACTTGGATCCATATGTTCACTCCTTAAATTTTGAATATAAAAAGACCCATGCCAAAAAGTATTGGCAAAGGTCTCGCTGAATGTACATTCTTATAATGCCGGAAGTGTGTACTCCGTAATGACGACATTATAATCGGGTTACCCCTTAGCTACTCCCCTTCGACATAAGTCTTAGGATATTCGATTGATTTGATATAACTATAGCACATATTTTTTTAATTTACCATGTTAATGAAATGGTAATTATTTTTTGCGTTTATACAGATAGATAACGACTGCAATTATCAGTATTGCCATTACGATATAAAGTACATTAGAGTACATATCAAAATATTGCAGTACTTTCTCCCAGTTCTGTCCAAGCGCCATACCTAAGTATATGAGAACGGCATTCCAGATAATTGTTCCGACTGTTGTGTAGAGTATGAAAGGAACGATGGACATCTGACTGAGTCCTGCCGGGATAGAGATTAAGCTTCTGATAAGGGGAACAAAGCGACATAAGAATACTGCTGTATAACCATATTTATTGAACCATTTGTTTGCTTTATGAATATCTTCGATGTCGAGTCTTAAGATGAAACCATATTTATCGATAATCTTTTCTATTCTTCTGAGGCCTAGGATATGACCTAAATAATAGAGGATGACTGCACCTCCAACTGCGCCGAGCGTAGAAGCGATGAGCATTCCAGCAAATGATAGTTTTGGGGACTGATCAACCATAAATCCGCCAAACGTTAATATAACTTCTGATGGAATCGGGGGGAACACATTTTCAAGTAGGATGAGTAAGAACACACCAAAGTAACCGAACTGTTCCATGACATCCATAATCCATTGCTGCATAATAGCCTCCATATAATTCTGTATAAAAGTAATATAACCCAAATGTTTAGGTTTATAAAACGAAAACAAATAGGTATGGCAACGATTTTAAGTGATTTAAAACAAATCGATATCATAAATAGGATAGAAAAGGGTATATTTAAAACAAATAAAAATTATTTTAGGAGGATATTATGGCACAATTTAGAAAAATATCAGAAGAAGAGTTATTTCCAACGGAACAATTAGGACCAGAAATCGAAGGGACGGTATTATTCCCGACACCTAATGGTATGAGTGAATTGCAGGGTGCGTACATTGCAACAAGTGAACGTTTATTTATGAATGTTGATATGGGAGAGCGTGTTTATGAACGAGTGGTTGGCATGCATGAAATTCACGGAGTTGCAAGTGAAGAGGATACATTGACTATAACGTTCGATATTGGACCGATTAAGATGGTGAATTTAAATGCTGAAGAATTGCGAGTTTTTACTGACTTTCTACAAAGTTATATTAAATAAATGATTTCAAAGCAGAGTATATGGTATCTCTGTCGTTTTCATGTAGTGAATGTTATATTAATAATAAACAGTTAAATAGAGAGGGAGTACAAGATGAAGTTTTGCGAGTTACAACCAGATGAATTTGAATCCTTTGTGAATGAGCATTTCAGTCATTACACACAATCAAGAATTCATTACGATTATAAAGTTGAGCATAATGAACCTGTACATATTGTTGGGGTTAAAGAGGGAGATGAAGTACTTGCTGCATGTCTATTAACGAGTGCACGCGCTTTTAAGTACTTTAACTATTTCTACTCGCATCGTGGTCCTGTGATGGATTATTCAAATAAGGTGCTTGTTGATTTATTCTACACAGAGCTAAGAAAGTATTTAAAATCACATAATGGTTTATTTGCATTGATAGATCCACATATTATTATGAACTATAGAGATCACGACGGTAATATTACGGAGTCAAATGATGTGGAAGGCTTTATTGGACAGATGGAAGGTTTAGGGTACCACCATCGTGGATTCCCAGTTGGGTATTCTAATGATTCACAAGCCAGATTCTTATCAGTGCTTAATCTTGAAGGTAAATCTGAAGATGAATTATTAAAGGAAATGGAATATAAAACGAGACGTAATATTAAGAAAACGTATGAGATGGGTGTTCGTTTAAGAGATTTATCGGTTGAAGAAACAGATAAATTCTTTGAATTATTTCAGATGGCTGAAGATAAACATGGTTTCTCGTTCAGAGACTTTGATTACTTCGTTAAGATGCAAAAGATATACAAAGATCAATGTAGGCTTGTATTAAGTTACATTGATTTAGATGAGCATCTTGATATTCTGCATAAAGATTTAAAACAGAAAGAAAACGAATATAATAAAGAGAAATTGAAGTTGGATGAAAACCCTGGCTTCAGAAAATTACGTAATAAAGTTGATCAGCTTTCCAAAGCAGTTGATAAAGAGAAGAAGAAAGTTGCAGAAATTGAATCTTTAAAGCAGACAGATGGCAGAATTCTTCACTTAGCAAGTGCATTGTATATTCATAATGAACATGAATTATATTATTTATCAAGTGGTTCTAATCCTAAGTATAATCAATTTATGGGGCCCTATAATATGATGTTTGAAATGATTAAGTATGCCAAGAGCCTGAATTTAAAAACTTATAATTTTTATGGTGTAACGGGTGTATTCACTGAAGATGCTGAAGATTATGGTGTACTTAAATTTAAGAAAGGCTTCAATGCACATATTGAAGAATATATTGGAGACTTTATTTTACCCCTTAGCCCGTTTTATAAATTATACGAACTAAAACAGAAACTCTAATTAATAAGCCGATACTTCTTAGAAGTATCGGCTTATTGATCTATTGTATTACTCTACGATTTCTAATGCGATTTCCATCATATTAGTGAATGATGTTTGACGCTCTTCAGGTGTCGTTTCTTCGTGTGTTAGTAAGTGGTCGCTTACTGTGAAGATTCCAAGTGCACGAACGTCTCCACCAGCATAAGCAGCATTCATGTATAATCCTGCAGATTCCATTTCAACAGCTAAGATGCCCATTGAACGCCATTTATCAGTTGCGTCTTCATTCGCATTGTAGAAGATATCTGATGATAATACGTTACCAACGTGACTGACAGCACCTTTTTCATCAGCTAATTGTTTCGCACGTGCAAGTAAATCGAAGTTAGCGATTGGTGCGAAGTGACCAGGTAGTCCGTATTGCGCCACGTAGTTAGAGTCCGTTGATGCACCTTGAGCAATGATAATATCGTATACGTTAATATCTTCTTGCATTGCGCCACAAGAACCTACACGAATTAAATTTTTCACACCAAAGGTATGAATCAATTCATAAGAATAGATGCCGATAGACGGAATCCCCATACCAGTACCCATAACTGAGATACGCTTTCCTTTATAAGTTCCAGTGTATCCGAACATATTACGTACTTCATTAAATTGAACAACGTCTTCTAAATATGTGTCTGCAATAAACTTAGCGCGAAGTGGATCTCCAGGTAAGAGAATTGTTTCTGCGATTGGATTGTTTTCTGGTTTAATGTGTGGTGTTGATTTAGACATTATATTTTCTCCTTTAATAAATATATTTGAACACTTTCAGTCTACCTTACAATGCTATCTTCTTTCAAGCAAAGGTATTATAAAGTGTAGGTTTATAGAGATTTATTATTTTCTTAATAGTTGTGTGGCGATCATCATGAAGAATGACATCACAATCATTATGAAAACCCAGGCGTATGCAAGATGCAAATCATTATTTTCAATTGCTACATATATTGCTGTCGGCATCGTCTCGGTAACACCAGGTATATTGCCGGCGAATATAAGTGTTGCACCGAACTCTCCGATTGCGCGTGCAAAGGCTAACAAAGTTCCAGTTAGCAAGGCCGCTCTCGATAAAGGTAAAGTAATATGTGTAAACATGCGAAACTTTGAAGCGCCATCAAGCTGGGCAACATGATATAAATTTTCCGGAATCTGTTCTATACCTATTTTTATTGATTGATACATTAATGGTAAAGCGACAAGAGTAGATGCGGTAATAGCGGCATAAATTGTAAAGATAATTGGCTGGTGAAAGAGTAGGTCTATAAATCTCCCCATTACGCTTTGTTTACCAAATAAGATGAGCAGTAAAAATCCTACAACGGTTGGAGGAAGTACCATTGGCATCATAATGATAGCTTCTAAAATCGTCTTTCCTTTAAAATATTTCCTGGATAATAAATAATGTAATAAAAGTGCCAATACGAAACTTAATATTGTTGCACTCACTGCGACTTTGAGCGAGATGATTATGGGTGATATAAAGTTTTCGTCATTTAATAAACTGGATAAAGTCATATTTTTCGTCCTAATTGTTAATTTGTTAATATCATTATATATGATTATATGAATACACGCTTATCGAAAATGATAGTTGTAAATAAAAGTGTTACAATTTCAATGAGAGGAGAATGACAGCAATGGAAAATGAATTATTTCTTGAAAGCAGCATCGAATTAAAATGGAAAGCATTATTCGAAGCAAACAGAGAGTGGTTAGAACGAACGGCCGCAGAAGCTGATAAAAAAGGAGTGCTTAACAATCAGCTTATCGATTGGTTGATTAAACATGAGTATCACATGCTAACTTTGCCTGTTGAACATGGTGGTGCTGGGTGTAATATTAAAGAACTTATCGTGATTCAGTCTTTACTTGGATATTATGATGAATCAACAGCCTTATCCATTGGTTGGCATCTTGGTGTTGTGGGAGAAGTATTTGAGTTAAACCTCTGGTCGGAAGAGATGATGTTGCAATTTGCTGAAGACGTAAAAAAGGGTGCGATCACGAATCGCGTTGTATCTGAAAGCGAGATGGGAAGCCCGACGCGAGGAGGTCGTCCTTCTACGAACGCGGTACATGCTGGAGATAAGTATGTAATTAATGGCACTAAGACCTTTGCATCCATGAGTCATCGTCTGACGCACATGCTTGTAGGAGCTTACGATACTGAAGCGTCTGCTATGGGGTTCTATTATGTTCCAGCTGACAGTGCAGGTATTGAAATCGTTGAAACATGGGATACGTTAGGGATGCGTGCAACGGCTAGCCATGATGTCATTTTTAATGATGTGAACATCAATGAACGCAACAGAGTTGAAATTAATAAAGAAAAGCTTGCGAATCCATGGTTGATGCATATTCCGGCAGTTTATCTCGGTCTTGCACAACGTGCGCTAGATGAAGCAGTACAATTCAGTAAAACGTATCAACCAAACTCTTTGCAGACGACCATCAGTGAACTTCCTCATATTCAGGATAAACTCGCTAAAATGGAGATGCTGATGATGCAGTCTCGTCATTTCATTTATCATGCATGCGATATGCACTTGGAAGGTAAGACAGAACATCTCGGACTTACATTCCAGCTGTCAAAACATATCATTGTCAATAATGGACTTGAAATTATTGATTTAGCAATGCGCGTATTAGGGGCAAAGAGCCTGGAACGTACAAGAATATTAGAAAGAATATTAAGGTCGATGAGAGCAGGCCTGCATAATCCACCGATGGATGATGCTGTTGAACGCAATATTGTGACTCAATTATTAAAAACACATGAAATCAATGCGCATTAACGCATTGATTTCATGTGTTTTTTTGTACTTTTTTTTCTTTAGAATTAATGATGGATATAAAGAGGACGACACCTAATATAATAATCATTCCAATAATCTGAATAAAATTAAATGGCTGTTTCAGCCAAAGGATACTCACGATAATAGCGGTAAGTGGTTCTATACATCCAAGTAATGCAGTAAGTTGTGGATCGATATATTTCACGCTTAATAAATATAAGAAGAATGCAAGTGCAGTTCCTACGATAATCACAAAGATTAAATATCCGATGGCCACACTTCCCATCGCAAAAGGGTTAATATACCAATGTCTATTGAAAAGACTGATAAATATTCCTGCAAAGAGCATTGCCCATCCAATAATAACTAATGGTTTATTATGAACAAATAGTCGTCCAGCATACATTGTGTAGAATGCAGCTGCCACTGCGCTGAGCAATCCCCAGATGATGGCTTTGGGTGGGACGACAACGTTATTAATATTACCACTTGTAAGAAGTAGAAAAGTCCCGAATGTAGATACAGCGATGACGATAAAATCAATCAACCTAAAATTAATTTTACGTGTGCTAAGCAAATAAATTAAAATGACAATAGGTGCTAAATACTGTAGTAAAGTAGCGACAGCAGCATTTCCGGCTTCTATTGAGGCAAGAAAAGTATACTGTACTGCAAGCATTCCGAATATTGAATATATAATGAGATGTATCATAGTATAGCGATCTTTAAAGAGGTTGAAAATATTTTGTTTTCTAATAACAGCAAGTAGCAATAAGAATAATCCACTGAATATTAATCTTACAGTAATAAACCAATCAAGAGGAAGTTTAAAAGTCTGGAACATTTGTTGTGATACTGTCCCGCCTACACCCCAGAATATTGCCCCTAATGTAACAAGAATGATGCCTTTTGTCGTATTATTCATGATAGCCCTCCTTAAATTGCATATTACCTCGATTATAGAGATAGAATATATGAAATTCAATGTAATAAAAGATATAAAAAAGATATTGCTTTTGTCAATGATTGTTCATATAATTAATTGGTAATGATAATCAATATCAATTGGAGGGAAAGTAATGAAAAAAATATTAGTATTATTCATCGTATGTATTATCATGCTCGCAGCATGCGGGAATAAAGATAGCAAGAAAGAGCAAAAAGAAACAACAGTAGAATTTAAAACAGATAGCGGCAAAACAATAAAAATTCCAAAAGAACCAAAACGTATCGTTGTTATGGGTGCAAGCTATGTTGGGAATTTAATTGATTTAGGTGTTACTCCGGTTGGAGCAGATCAATATGCATTTCAATCTGATATATTAAAGCCGAAGCTTAAGGGTGTAGAACAGTTAAATCCAGGTGATGTTGAGAAAGTCGCTAAACTAAAACCAGATTTAATTATTTCATTTGATACTGATAAAGATAATAAGAAGTATGAAAAAATTGCACCAACAATTCCTTTTACATATACAAAGCATGATTATTTAGAAGTACACGAATTATTAGGAAAAATTGTTGGTAAAGAAAAAGAAGCAAAAGCATTTGTGGATAAATGGAATAAAGAGACGAAAAAAGATGGTAAAGAAATTAAAAAACATCTTGGTGAAGATAAAACTTATTCTATCTTCCAGTTCTTCCAAAAAGAAATCTATGTGTATGGCGATAACTGGGGCCGTGGATCAGAAATTATTTATCAAGCGTTTGACTTGAAGATGCAGGATAAAATTGTTAAAGATGTTAAACCGACAGGATGGAAGAAAGTTTCTTCTGAAAGTTTGAGTAGTTATGCAGGAGATATTGTACTCGTGTCAAGTGATGCAGGGTCTGCTACAAATACAGTAACTGAATCTAATTTGTGGAAGAACATGGATGCAGTTAAAAATAACCGCCTCGTTGAATATGATTCTGAAGATTTCTGGTTTAATGATCCAATTTCTTTAGAACATCAAAGAAAAGTTCTGAAAGACAAGTTAATGAATTTGAAATGATGAATAGCTGGATATTCCAGCTATTTTTTTATATCCATTGTTAACTTTTTGTACTAAAAGGTTAACGAATAGTGTAGAATAAGTTTATTCTGTTGAAATGAGGTTTAAGAAATGAAATTGAAAGATTTAGTGATTATCGCAATGTTTGCAGCTTTAATCTCTGCGATGGGTATTATCCCTCCGATTCCTGTGCCTGGTTTGCCTGTTCCGATTGTTCTTCAAAATTTAAGCATAATGCTGGCAGGCTGTTTGTTAGGACGTAAGAAAGGTACGTTTGCTGTATTATTATTCTTGTTGCTTGCAGCAGTGGGTGCACCTGTATTATCTGGTGGCCGCGGAGGATTCGCATTATTTTTCGGTCCGACAGGTGGCTATTTATTATCATATATTATTGTTGCCTATTTAATCGGCTTATTTACAGATAAGATGAGACACTTTTCAGTGTGGAAAGTATTTATTGTTAATGCGTTTATCGGTGCAATTTTATGTAATTTAATTGGTGGGGCATTCATGGCGCAAAACTTAAAAATAGATCTAATGAAAGCTTATACTTCTGTATTGGTTTTCTTGCCAGGAGATTTTATTAAAGCATTACTTGCAGCACTACTTGCTGTATCTTTAAGAAAGAACCCACAAATAAAAAGAAGTTTAAATATATAATAAAAAGCGCTTAATCGGCGCTTTTTATTATGCAGAAATTTATATAATTAAGCGTTCGGGGTGACTGTATACATTAAAGCTATCCTCTCTTATAAATCCAATTGCGGTAATGTTTAAATCATCGGCAAGCTTAATTGCAAGATCTGTCGGAGCAGATTTACTTAATATTATCCCTACACCAATTTTAGAGGCTTTTATCAGTATCTCAGAAGAGATTCTACCCGAGAATATTAATATTTTATCTTTAATTGGGATGCGATTTAATATGCAATGCCCATATAGTTTATCCATTGCATTATGTCGACCGATATCTGTGCGGTGTAAGTGGAAGGCATCGCCATCGCTGATTGCTGCGTTATGTAGGCCTCCCGTTACTTGAAATGCTTTACTTTCACTTTGAAGATGCTGCATCATACGAATGACTTCACTTGGCGTAATCGTCTTCTCAGTTGTAGATACTTTAGACGTTTGCATATCATTAACAAAATAAAACTGTCTGCTTTTCCCACAGCAAGAACTGATCATACGTTTTGAGTGATTTGCATGAATTGAATGTATCTCGCGCGTGAGTGTAATATGACATAGTCCTTTAGAATCATCAAGATGGAATTTCTCGATATCGCTAAACTTTCTTATTATACCTTCTGAGGCTAGAAACCCTATGATAAGTTCTTTCATATAATCAGGTGTACACACTATTGTTGCGAATTCTTCGTTATTGATATAAATCGTTAATGGGAATTCAGTTGCAATCTGATCATGCTCCTCACGTAATCCGTCACGATTATACTTCAATATATTATTTGTAACATAAACTTCAGGCGTCATTATGATTCCCCCTTTAGTTATATCATATCAAATTAAGCACATAACGTATTTGACAATTGCTTCAAAATAAAAATTTTGAATATATTATTAAACGGTTATCTATAGGGATTCCCCTACACACTTTAGGACATTCCCCAATGGCTCTAACTTGTGAAAAGTTTCATAATCTAAAGTAAGAGGGCGAATGTCTAAAAGGAGTGTTATAAATGGCAATTGGAACAGGATTACGTTTCTTTAAACCAACAGAAAAATTCAATGGAAATTGGTCAGTATTAGAAGAGAAAAGTCGCGAATGGGAAAAGATGTACCGTCAGCGCTGGAGTCACGATAAAGTTGTAAGAACAACGCATGGCGTAAACTGTACAGGTTCATGTTCATGGAAAGTCTTCGTTAAAAACGGCATTATCACATGGGAAAATCAACAAATCGACTATCCATCATGTGGTCCGGACATGCCTGAATTCGAGCCTCGTGGCTGTCCACGTGGTGCTTCATTTTCATGGTATGAGTATAGTCCGTTACGTATTAAGTTTCCTTATGTTCGCGGGGTGTTATGGCGCATGTGGCAAGAAGCTTTAGAAACGATTGGAGATCCCGTACGTGCCTGGCAGTCAATTGTAGAAGACGAAGCAAAGGCGAAGGCATATAAACAAGCACGTGGTATGGGTGGTCATGTCCGTGTGAACTGGCGTGAAGTAACACAGCTTATTGCAGCACAATTAATTTATACGATCAAGAAATACGGTCCAGACCGTATCGCAGGTTTTACGCCAATCCCTGCGATGAGTATGATTTCATATGCATCAGGTGCGCGTTTCATCTCGTTACTGGGTGGGGAAATGTTATCGTTTTATGACTGGTACGCAGATTTACCGCCAGCATCTCCGCAAATTTGGGGTGAGCAGACAGATGTTCCAGAATCGAGTGACTGGTATAATGCCGGATATATTATTATGTGGGGTTCTAACGTACCACTAACACGTACACCAGATGCTCACTTTATGACAGAAGTTAGATATAAAGGTGCGAAAGTTGTATCAGTAGCACCAGACTATGCTGAAAATGTTAAGTTTGCAGATAACTGGTTAGCACCGAATCCTGGTACCGACGCAGCACTTGCACAGGGTATGACACATGTAATACTTGATGAGTTTTATGAAAAACGTCAGGAACCGATGTTTA
This region includes:
- a CDS encoding biotin transporter BioY, which produces MKLKDLVIIAMFAALISAMGIIPPIPVPGLPVPIVLQNLSIMLAGCLLGRKKGTFAVLLFLLLAAVGAPVLSGGRGGFALFFGPTGGYLLSYIIVAYLIGLFTDKMRHFSVWKVFIVNAFIGAILCNLIGGAFMAQNLKIDLMKAYTSVLVFLPGDFIKALLAALLAVSLRKNPQIKRSLNI
- the fdhD gene encoding formate dehydrogenase accessory sulfurtransferase FdhD, producing the protein MTPEVYVTNNILKYNRDGLREEHDQIATEFPLTIYINNEEFATIVCTPDYMKELIIGFLASEGIIRKFSDIEKFHLDDSKGLCHITLTREIHSIHANHSKRMISSCCGKSRQFYFVNDMQTSKVSTTEKTITPSEVIRMMQHLQSESKAFQVTGGLHNAAISDGDAFHLHRTDIGRHNAMDKLYGHCILNRIPIKDKILIFSGRISSEILIKASKIGVGIILSKSAPTDLAIKLADDLNITAIGFIREDSFNVYSHPERLII